From Oryctolagus cuniculus chromosome 17, mOryCun1.1, whole genome shotgun sequence, a single genomic window includes:
- the MFAP4 gene encoding microfibril-associated glycoprotein 4, with protein MKALLALLPPLLLLLLSAPPCAPQISGIRGDALERACLQQPLDCDDIYAQGYQTDGVYLIYPSGPSVPVPVFCDMTTEGGKWTVFQKRFNGSVSFFRGWNDYKLGFGRADGEYWLGLQNLHLLTLKQKYELRVDLEDFENNTAFAKYVDFSISPNAVSAEEDGYTLYVAGFEDGGAGDSLSYHSGQKFSTFDRDQDLFVQNCAALSSGAFWFRSCHFANLNGFYLGGSHLSYANGINWAQWKGFYYSLKRTEMKIRRT; from the exons ATGAAG GCTCTCCTGGCCTTGCTgccaccgctgctgctgctgctgctctcggCACCCCCCTGCGCCCCCCAGATCTCTGGGATCCGGGGAGATG ctctggaGAGGGCGTGCCTTCAGCAGCCGCTGGACTGTGATGACATCTACGCCCAGGGCTACCAGACGGACGGCGTGTACCTCATCTACCCCTCGGGCCCCAGCGTGCCCGTGCCTGTCTTCTGTGACATGACCACCGAGGGCGGCAAGTGGACG GTTTTCCAGAAGAGATTCAATGGCTCcgtgagcttcttccggggctgGAATGACTACAAGCTGGGCTTTGGCCGGGCTGACGGGGAGTACTGGCTGG ggctGCAGAACCTGCACCTCCTGACGCTGAAGCAGAAGTACGAGCTGCGGGTGGACTTGGAAGACTTCGAGAACAACACGGCCTTTGCCAAGTACGTGGACTTCTCCATCTCCCCCAACGCAGTGAGCGCGGAGGAAGACGGCTACACTCTCTACGTGGCAGGCTTCGAGGACGGCGGGGCAG GCGACTCCCTGTCCTACCACAGTGGCCAGAAATTCTCCACCTTCGACCGGGACCAGGACCTCTTTGTGCAGAACTGCGCGGCCCTCTCCTCGGGTGCCTTCTGGTTCCGCAGCTGCCACTTCGCCAACCTCAATGGCTTCTACCTGGGTGGCTCCCACCTCTCCTACGCCAACGGCATCAACTGGGCCCAGTGGAAGGGTTTTTACTACTCCCTCAAACGCACGGAGATGAAAATCCGCCGGACCTGA